A single region of the Streptococcus macedonicus ACA-DC 198 genome encodes:
- a CDS encoding PTS system, maltose and glucose-specific IIC IIB and IIA components, translating to MKKAFKNLTSFEFWQKFGKCLMVVIAVMPAAGLMVSIGNSISLINADSALLATVGNVIAQIGWGIINNLHILFALAIGGSWAKERAGGAFAAGIAFILINLITGHVYGVSLDMIADGTSTVHNVLGGKMLVADYFVNVLGQPALNMGVFVGIISGFVGATAYNKYYNYRKLPDVLSFFNGKRFVPFVVIYRSVLVGLFMSLVWPIIQSGINGFGMWIASSQDSAPFLAPFLYGTLERLLLPFGLHHMITIPMNYTSLGGTYEILTGAQKGTEVFGQDPLWLAWVTDLINLKGSNASAYHDLLTNVTPARFKVGQMIGATGTLMGLSLAMYRNVDPDKKKKYTAMFISTAAATFLTGVTEPIEYMFMFVAMPLYLVYAVFQGVTFALADLVNLRLHSFGNIELLTRTPMALKAGLGGDLINFVICSILSGVVMYFIADFMIKKFNFATPGRNGNYDDMDDDQASASADGASVSADSQIVQIINLLGGRDNIEDVDACMTRLRVTVKDVAKVGDEDTWKKAGAMGLIIKGSGVQAVYGPKADILKSDIQDLLDSGAEIPTVNLSEVEGNDVTKVSYKGVTEVVNAVADGYVKPITEVKDPVFAGKMMGDGFAVEPENGNVYAPVSGIVTSVFPTKHAFGLLTDNGLEVLVHIGLDTVALNGVPFSVKITEGKRVQAGELLVVADLAAIRSAGRETTIIVAFTNTAEIKAVNLTQTGKVSANTPVAKVEL from the coding sequence ATGAAGAAGGCATTTAAAAATTTAACCAGCTTCGAATTTTGGCAAAAATTCGGAAAATGCTTGATGGTTGTTATTGCTGTTATGCCAGCAGCAGGGTTAATGGTTAGTATTGGGAACTCAATTTCGCTAATCAATGCAGACTCAGCCCTTCTTGCTACGGTTGGTAACGTTATTGCTCAAATCGGATGGGGAATTATCAATAACCTTCATATCCTCTTCGCGTTAGCAATTGGTGGTAGTTGGGCAAAAGAGCGTGCTGGTGGTGCGTTTGCAGCAGGTATCGCATTTATTCTCATCAACCTTATCACAGGTCACGTTTATGGTGTTTCACTTGATATGATTGCCGATGGTACAAGTACGGTACACAATGTGCTTGGTGGTAAAATGCTTGTAGCTGACTACTTTGTCAATGTTCTCGGTCAACCTGCCCTTAATATGGGTGTGTTTGTCGGTATTATCTCTGGTTTTGTTGGGGCAACAGCTTACAATAAATATTATAACTACCGCAAATTGCCAGACGTTCTTTCATTCTTTAATGGTAAACGTTTCGTACCATTCGTTGTTATCTATCGTTCAGTTCTTGTTGGTTTGTTCATGTCACTTGTTTGGCCAATCATCCAATCAGGGATCAACGGATTTGGTATGTGGATTGCATCTTCACAAGATTCAGCACCATTTTTAGCACCATTCTTATATGGTACTTTGGAACGTTTGCTTCTTCCATTTGGACTTCACCACATGATTACTATCCCAATGAACTACACATCACTTGGTGGTACTTATGAAATTTTGACAGGTGCTCAAAAAGGAACAGAAGTATTTGGTCAAGACCCACTTTGGTTAGCATGGGTAACAGACCTTATCAATCTTAAAGGGTCTAATGCTTCAGCATACCATGATCTTTTAACAAATGTAACACCAGCTCGCTTTAAAGTTGGGCAAATGATTGGTGCAACTGGTACACTTATGGGACTTAGTCTTGCTATGTACCGTAATGTCGACCCTGACAAGAAGAAAAAATACACTGCTATGTTCATCTCAACAGCAGCAGCAACATTCTTAACAGGTGTTACTGAACCAATTGAATACATGTTTATGTTCGTTGCAATGCCACTTTACCTTGTTTATGCAGTCTTTCAAGGGGTGACATTTGCTTTAGCTGATTTAGTTAACCTTCGTCTCCATTCATTTGGTAATATTGAACTCTTAACACGTACACCTATGGCTCTCAAAGCTGGACTTGGTGGTGATTTGATTAACTTTGTCATCTGTTCTATCTTGTCAGGGGTTGTGATGTACTTTATCGCAGACTTCATGATTAAGAAATTCAACTTTGCTACTCCAGGTCGTAATGGTAATTATGACGATATGGATGATGACCAAGCTAGTGCATCAGCAGACGGTGCTAGTGTCTCTGCAGACTCACAGATCGTTCAAATCATTAATCTCCTTGGTGGACGCGATAACATCGAAGATGTTGATGCTTGTATGACTCGACTTCGTGTCACAGTCAAAGATGTCGCTAAAGTCGGTGATGAGGACACTTGGAAAAAAGCTGGCGCTATGGGACTTATTATCAAAGGCTCAGGTGTTCAAGCGGTTTATGGACCAAAAGCAGATATTTTGAAATCTGATATCCAAGACCTTCTTGATTCTGGCGCAGAAATTCCAACTGTCAACTTGTCAGAAGTTGAAGGAAATGATGTTACAAAAGTTTCTTATAAAGGTGTGACAGAAGTTGTCAATGCAGTTGCAGATGGTTATGTAAAACCTATCACAGAAGTTAAAGACCCTGTCTTTGCTGGTAAAATGATGGGTGATGGCTTCGCTGTTGAACCAGAAAACGGCAATGTTTACGCACCAGTTTCAGGTATTGTAACAAGCGTCTTTCCAACAAAACACGCCTTTGGTCTATTAACAGACAATGGACTTGAAGTTCTTGTTCACATTGGTTTAGATACTGTTGCCCTTAACGGAGTACCATTCTCAGTTAAGATTACAGAAGGTAAACGTGTTCAAGCTGGTGAGCTTTTGGTGGTAGCTGATTTAGCAGCTATTCGTTCAGCAGGTCGTGAAACAACAATTATTGTTGCCTTCACAAATACAGCAGAAATCAAAGCAGTCAATTTAACACAAACAGGAAAAGTTTCTGCTAACACACCTGTTGCCAAAGTAGAACTTTAA
- a CDS encoding Exodeoxyribonuclease III yields MKGTDMAKFLTLNTHSWLEANSLKKLFDLAETIYSENYDVICLQEINQDIRGLLAKEVDGYEKLPSSPALHRDNYALQLVNYLRSQGRYYYWSWAYNHIGYEKYNEGVAILSKTPIKVNDILISDVDDETDFHTRRVLVAETEIDQKPITVVSLHMSWFGKGFEGEWQKLETALLDYPKPLVLMGDFNNPTDTAGYDMILNSPLDLQDSHKVAKKVQGDHTIIEDIDGWEGNKQSLKVDHVFTSKDIDILSSIITFDGGEAPIVSDHFGLAVELNY; encoded by the coding sequence TTGAAGGGAACAGATATGGCTAAATTTTTAACACTTAATACGCATTCTTGGTTGGAGGCAAATTCATTAAAGAAATTATTCGACTTGGCAGAAACGATTTATAGTGAAAATTATGATGTCATTTGCCTTCAAGAAATTAACCAAGATATTCGTGGACTGTTAGCCAAAGAAGTTGATGGCTATGAAAAATTACCAAGTAGCCCAGCTTTGCATCGTGATAACTACGCTTTACAACTCGTGAATTATCTGAGAAGTCAAGGACGATATTATTATTGGTCTTGGGCATATAATCATATTGGATATGAAAAGTACAATGAGGGTGTTGCTATCCTATCAAAAACACCTATCAAAGTGAATGATATTCTGATATCTGATGTTGATGACGAAACTGATTTTCACACAAGACGTGTTCTCGTTGCGGAGACAGAAATTGACCAGAAACCAATTACGGTTGTCAGCTTACACATGTCTTGGTTTGGTAAAGGCTTTGAAGGTGAATGGCAAAAGCTGGAGACAGCACTGCTTGATTACCCCAAACCATTGGTACTCATGGGTGATTTTAACAATCCAACGGATACTGCTGGCTATGATATGATTTTAAACAGCCCACTTGACTTACAAGACAGCCACAAAGTGGCTAAGAAAGTCCAAGGCGACCACACGATTATTGAAGACATTGACGGCTGGGAGGGCAATAAACAATCCCTCAAAGTTGACCATGTTTTCACAAGTAAAGATATTGATATTCTATCATCAATCATCACATTTGATGGTGGTGAAGCGCCAATCGTCAGTGACCATTTCGGTCTTGCCGTTGAGCTTAATTACTAA
- the yhfE gene encoding Deblocking aminopeptidase, with protein MKTTVDYITKLVNIPSPTGYTSHIMNYVIAELESFGYAPARTNKGGVMVTVTGKDDSKHRVVTAHLDTLGAMVRAVKSDGRLKMDLIGSFVYNAIEGENCTVHVSKNGKKISGTILMHQTSVHVYKDAGTAERNQTNMEVRLDEIVTNEKETRALGIEVGDFISFDSRVVVTESGFIKSRHLDDKVSAAILIELLKEYKAQNITLPYTTHFYFSAFEELGHGANSSIPVETVEYLSVDMGAMGDDQQTDEYSVSICVKDGSGPYHYELRQHLVKLANDNKIPYKLDIYPYYGSDASAALRAGAEVKHALFGAGIESSHSYERTHINSVQATERLVDAYLKSPIVE; from the coding sequence ATGAAAACTACGGTTGATTATATTACAAAACTTGTAAATATCCCTTCACCTACTGGCTACACAAGTCACATTATGAATTATGTGATTGCTGAACTTGAAAGCTTTGGCTATGCGCCTGCTCGCACGAATAAAGGCGGTGTTATGGTCACAGTCACAGGTAAAGATGACAGCAAACACCGTGTGGTGACTGCTCATCTGGATACACTTGGTGCTATGGTTCGCGCTGTCAAATCTGATGGACGGCTCAAAATGGACCTTATCGGTAGCTTTGTTTACAACGCTATTGAGGGAGAAAATTGTACCGTTCACGTTTCTAAAAATGGCAAGAAAATCAGTGGTACAATCCTTATGCACCAAACATCTGTACATGTTTATAAAGATGCTGGTACAGCTGAGCGCAACCAAACTAATATGGAAGTTCGCCTTGATGAAATAGTGACAAATGAGAAAGAAACACGCGCTCTTGGTATCGAAGTTGGTGACTTTATCTCATTTGACTCGCGTGTTGTCGTTACCGAATCAGGTTTTATCAAATCACGTCACTTAGATGACAAAGTGTCAGCAGCCATCTTAATTGAATTGCTTAAAGAATATAAAGCGCAAAACATTACTTTGCCATATACGACACACTTCTACTTCTCAGCGTTTGAAGAACTTGGTCATGGAGCGAATTCGAGTATTCCGGTTGAAACTGTTGAATACCTTTCGGTCGATATGGGAGCAATGGGAGACGACCAACAAACAGATGAATACAGTGTGTCAATCTGTGTCAAAGACGGTTCAGGACCTTATCACTATGAATTGCGCCAACATCTTGTCAAATTAGCAAATGACAATAAGATTCCTTACAAATTGGACATTTATCCGTATTATGGTAGTGATGCTTCTGCTGCTCTTCGTGCAGGTGCTGAAGTCAAACATGCCCTTTTTGGAGCTGGTATCGAATCAAGTCACTCATACGAACGCACACACATTAACTCTGTCCAAGCAACTGAACGCCTCGTTGATGCTTACCTAAAAAGCCCAATTGTAGAATGA
- the nrdI gene encoding Ribonucleotide reduction protein NrdI, whose protein sequence is MSQEKKLAPLSIVYISLSGNTQSFVKRLTEHLLNHYTLDIEAINIKELNHETFPITTPFVTILPTYLEGGNGIDSGDVEILTNPLGDFIAAHENYKYCFGIIGSGNRNFNKQYCLTAKQYAKRFGFPMLGDFELRGTSADIERLAKIIVKQHQGFANPS, encoded by the coding sequence ATGTCACAAGAGAAAAAATTAGCTCCGTTGAGCATTGTTTACATCAGTTTGAGCGGTAACACACAAAGCTTTGTAAAGCGCTTAACTGAGCACTTACTTAACCACTATACGTTGGATATAGAAGCAATTAATATCAAAGAACTTAATCATGAAACATTTCCAATTACAACACCTTTCGTTACTATTTTACCAACATATCTTGAAGGGGGAAATGGTATTGATTCAGGTGATGTTGAAATCTTGACGAATCCACTAGGTGATTTTATTGCTGCTCATGAAAACTACAAATATTGTTTTGGTATTATTGGTTCTGGCAATCGTAATTTCAATAAACAATATTGTCTGACAGCTAAGCAGTACGCCAAACGTTTTGGTTTTCCTATGTTGGGTGATTTTGAATTACGAGGAACAAGTGCTGATATTGAGCGCCTAGCAAAGATTATTGTGAAGCAACACCAAGGATTTGCCAATCCTAGTTAA
- a CDS encoding PTS system, cellobiose-specific IIA component produces the protein MTEEELQLAAFEIILHSGNARTSVHEAFAAMKEGKYDEAKKN, from the coding sequence ATGACTGAAGAAGAATTGCAACTTGCTGCTTTTGAAATTATCTTGCACAGTGGTAACGCCCGCACTTCTGTTCACGAAGCATTTGCTGCAATGAAAGAAGGCAAATATGACGAAGCAAAAAAAAACTAG
- the gmuR gene encoding Regulatory protein, GntR:Bacterial regulatory protein, GntR, with amino-acid sequence MSKYEEIADIIRTRISDGTYPVDSKLPTQSDLAEEFKVSRMTIKKAIEMLIIEGLVLSKQGNGTKVLNSSFWDKGDSKFRLNNYNGLSYDMKDDPRQLTSKIIDFTVEFPDAKIAERLQVDSATPVYKIIRLRLLDGKPYALEHTHMPCDLVPGLDDEILLTSVYDYLWHQLGLKFAGSYRHITAEKPDHYDKDYLACKDDDPILQVEQVVYLENGRPIEYSRSRNRFDTRGYSLLDVKNI; translated from the coding sequence ATGTCAAAATATGAAGAGATTGCAGATATTATTCGAACAAGGATTTCAGACGGCACCTACCCAGTTGATTCAAAGCTACCGACCCAATCGGACTTAGCAGAAGAATTTAAGGTAAGTCGTATGACAATTAAAAAGGCTATTGAGATGTTAATCATTGAAGGTTTAGTCCTCTCAAAGCAAGGTAATGGTACAAAAGTTTTAAATTCTTCGTTTTGGGATAAAGGGGACTCAAAATTCCGTTTAAATAATTACAATGGGTTGAGCTATGATATGAAAGATGACCCTCGGCAATTGACAAGTAAAATCATTGATTTTACTGTCGAATTTCCAGATGCTAAAATAGCAGAGAGGCTCCAAGTTGATTCAGCGACACCTGTTTACAAAATTATCCGACTTCGTTTATTGGACGGTAAACCTTACGCTTTGGAACATACTCATATGCCCTGTGATTTAGTACCTGGTTTGGATGATGAGATCTTATTAACATCTGTTTATGATTACCTTTGGCATCAGCTCGGTCTCAAATTTGCAGGTTCCTACCGACATATCACGGCTGAAAAGCCAGATCATTATGACAAAGATTATTTAGCCTGTAAAGATGATGATCCCATTTTGCAAGTCGAACAAGTTGTTTATTTGGAGAACGGGAGGCCAATCGAGTATTCTCGTAGTAGAAATCGTTTCGATACTAGAGGTTATTCATTATTGGATGTTAAGAACATTTAA
- the pmi gene encoding Mannose-6-phosphate isomerase (EC 5.3.1.8), translating into MAEPLFLKSQMHDKIWGGTKLRDEFGYDIPTETTGEYWAISAHPNGVSIVDNGTYKGEGLDKLYREHKELFGNPKSEVFPLLTKILDANDWLSVQVHPDDAYALEHEGELGKTECWYVIAANEDSEIIYGHNAKSKEELRQLIEAGKWDDLLTKIPVKAGDFFYVPSGTMHAIGKGILILETQQSSDTTYRVYDFDRRDAQGNLRDLHIKQSIDVLTIGEPANSTPVAVDVDNLNSTLLVSNEFFAVYKWLVSGAVNFTQTAPYLLVSVLSGQGSMKVDNRVYNIKKGDHFILPNDVKSWEFDGELEIIASHANEK; encoded by the coding sequence ATGGCAGAACCATTATTTCTAAAGTCACAAATGCATGATAAAATCTGGGGTGGAACTAAACTTCGTGATGAATTTGGTTATGACATTCCAACAGAAACAACTGGTGAATACTGGGCAATTTCAGCTCACCCAAATGGTGTTTCAATCGTAGATAATGGTACTTATAAAGGTGAAGGTCTAGATAAACTTTATCGTGAACACAAAGAACTTTTTGGCAATCCAAAATCTGAAGTCTTTCCATTATTGACAAAAATTCTTGATGCCAACGATTGGCTTAGTGTACAAGTTCACCCAGATGATGCTTACGCTCTTGAACATGAAGGCGAACTTGGTAAAACTGAGTGCTGGTATGTTATTGCTGCGAATGAAGATTCTGAAATTATTTACGGACACAATGCCAAATCAAAAGAAGAACTTCGTCAATTGATTGAAGCTGGGAAATGGGATGATTTGTTAACAAAAATCCCTGTTAAAGCTGGTGATTTCTTCTACGTACCAAGTGGCACAATGCACGCTATTGGTAAAGGGATCTTGATTTTGGAAACACAACAATCAAGCGATACAACTTACCGTGTTTACGATTTTGATCGCCGTGATGCACAAGGCAATCTTCGTGACTTACATATCAAGCAATCAATTGATGTTTTAACCATTGGTGAACCAGCTAACAGTACCCCTGTGGCAGTTGATGTTGACAATTTGAATTCAACACTTTTGGTTTCAAATGAATTCTTTGCTGTCTATAAATGGCTGGTATCTGGTGCTGTTAACTTTACCCAAACAGCGCCATACTTGCTGGTAAGTGTCCTTTCAGGTCAAGGTAGCATGAAAGTTGACAACCGTGTTTATAACATCAAAAAAGGTGACCACTTTATCCTTCCTAATGACGTTAAGTCATGGGAATTTGATGGTGAGTTAGAAATCATTGCTAGTCACGCAAATGAAAAATAA